Proteins from a single region of Candidatus Methylomirabilota bacterium:
- a CDS encoding peptidylprolyl isomerase — protein sequence MRGRRAVAPLLSLLLLLLFSGCSSLPSWMPLIGKSEPPAEAPTPPASTSAPLLSARDPIANGTDSSDLLDRVICVVNNDAITMYELDEAELYYLAETREKMQEGEARKVLRGRLLENLIENRIQLQQAEREKVVVEDSEVAENIADVMKKLKVTDEKQFDQVMKSQGLTLEAVKKRMREQLMVQRVIRRKVALRISVTEQEIDKYLSENREKLETGLTFSARHILFQPDPAKGEEGWLESRKRAEEVYGYLLEGQDFAELAKKYSDDPSAKDGGSLGPLKKGELAPDIEEAILRLTPGEASTPFRSQVGYHIFRLDSRETLTGEALAQVRGQVREILYRQKYDVRLKEWLAEIRERAIIDVRL from the coding sequence GTGAGGGGCCGTCGCGCGGTCGCACCGCTGCTCTCCCTCCTGCTCCTCCTCCTCTTCTCCGGCTGCTCGTCCCTCCCGAGCTGGATGCCCCTGATCGGCAAGAGCGAGCCGCCCGCGGAGGCCCCCACGCCGCCCGCGTCCACCTCGGCGCCGCTGCTCAGCGCGCGGGATCCGATCGCCAACGGGACGGATTCCAGCGACCTGCTCGATCGCGTGATCTGTGTCGTGAACAACGACGCGATCACGATGTACGAGCTGGACGAGGCCGAGCTCTACTACCTGGCCGAGACCCGCGAGAAGATGCAGGAGGGCGAGGCCCGCAAGGTGCTGCGGGGGCGGCTGCTGGAGAACCTGATCGAGAACCGCATCCAGCTGCAGCAGGCCGAGCGGGAGAAGGTGGTGGTCGAGGACTCGGAGGTCGCCGAGAACATCGCCGACGTCATGAAGAAGCTCAAGGTCACCGACGAGAAGCAGTTCGACCAGGTGATGAAGAGCCAGGGCCTCACGCTGGAGGCGGTGAAGAAGCGGATGCGCGAGCAGCTGATGGTTCAACGCGTCATCCGTCGGAAAGTCGCCCTGCGCATCTCGGTCACCGAGCAGGAGATCGACAAGTACCTGTCCGAGAACCGGGAGAAGCTGGAGACCGGCCTCACCTTCTCGGCCCGGCACATCCTCTTCCAGCCGGATCCGGCCAAGGGCGAAGAGGGATGGCTCGAATCGCGCAAGCGGGCCGAGGAGGTCTACGGATATCTCCTGGAAGGCCAGGACTTTGCGGAGCTGGCCAAGAAATACTCCGACGATCCCTCGGCCAAGGACGGCGGCAGCCTGGGCCCGCTCAAGAAGGGCGAGCTGGCCCCCGACATCGAGGAAGCGATCCTGCGTCTGACGCCGGGCGAGGCGTCGACTCCGTTCCGCTCGCAGGTGGGCTATCACATCTTTCGGCTGGACTCGCGGGAGACGCTGACCGGCGAGGCCCTGGCCCAGGTGCGCGGGCAGGTGCGCGAGATCCTCTATCGCCAAAAGTACGACGTCCGGCTGAAGGAATGGCTGGCCGAGATCAGAGAGCGCGCGATCATCGACGTCCGCCTGTAA
- the mfd gene encoding transcription-repair coupling factor: MSAESALTRWAAFEEVLAALSRGVPCLRADGLWGSSRALAIAGLLQRTGRPVLVLTPGPSPRHRMAQDTRFFLSTLSGGRADAVGEGHVLEFPSGTGASWRGHQHREPDAERALCCRRLLEGDAVAIVTTPSALSIAVPPPDGFKRRTFTLTVGEGSDREILIELLEAAGYERAETVMEVGQWSLRGGIVDIFSPTHERPVRAEFFGDEVESLRLFDPTTQRSTGTLTDLTVLPLGTKDAATVTLMDYLPAGTLVVLEDPAMLEAPPDDAPSAAPLGALLGRYQRLELPLLQRSDGAGPRITMGTRSVGGFRGQFKTLAAEIRAWRGEGFTVRLVVDDDRQSERLRQMLGEHDLEAWPQATLWSPEGLGVLVGECSAGFQVPALGLIVLCEEEIFGAQRRRLRRPLFQRGAAIATFNDLAPNDLVVHEQHGIGRYHGLRTLTTEGHSADFLLLEYADGGRLYLPVERLDLISKYMGAPDGAARLDRLGGGAWQRVKESVRAALREMADALLKLYASRSVAERPRFSDDTPWQGEFEASFRFEETPDQMRAIEEVKGDMVGARPMDRLVAGDVGYGKTEVALRAAFKAVADGRQVAVLVPTTVLAQQHYNTFLERFAPFPAKVELLSRFRSPKEQKAVVAGLATGAVDVVVGTHRLLSKDVQFKNLGLLVVDEEHRFGVTHKERIKQLRTAVDVLTLTATPIPRTLHMALSGVRDLSIIETPPLDRLPVETVVTAFSRTVIKEAIERELNRGGQVFFVHNRIQSLASMTTFIQSLVPEARVVMGHGQMAERELESVMVKFVDGQADVLVSTAIVESGLDIPASNTIIINRADRFGLAQLYQLRGRVGRERQQAYAYLLVPADGRVDETAQKRLRVIEEMTELGAGLRLAMRDLEIRGAGNLLGAAQHGHIAAVGFDLYSKLLAEAVRELRGEPAAERVEPVISVDVEALLPEAYVPEVNQRLALYKRLAEIERTEEITDARAELADRFGPLPESVEALLDVVGLRVTARALGVERIEAGGGRAVLTFAASTQVTPERVLKTIAASRGALALRREYTVDARIPAEPWPAVRDALAKLLDSLR, encoded by the coding sequence GTGTCTGCCGAGTCGGCGCTGACCCGCTGGGCCGCGTTCGAAGAGGTCCTGGCGGCCCTGTCCCGGGGAGTACCCTGCCTGCGCGCCGATGGCTTGTGGGGCTCGTCGCGGGCGCTGGCCATCGCCGGCCTCCTGCAGCGCACCGGTCGCCCGGTGCTCGTGCTCACCCCCGGCCCATCACCGCGTCATCGGATGGCGCAGGACACCAGGTTCTTTCTCTCCACGCTCTCCGGCGGCCGCGCGGATGCGGTGGGCGAGGGGCACGTGCTCGAGTTCCCGTCGGGCACCGGCGCCTCGTGGCGCGGGCACCAGCATCGCGAGCCCGACGCCGAGCGCGCGCTCTGCTGCCGGCGGCTCCTCGAGGGCGACGCGGTGGCCATCGTGACGACGCCGTCGGCGCTGTCGATTGCCGTCCCCCCGCCCGACGGCTTCAAGCGCCGGACGTTCACCCTCACGGTGGGCGAGGGCAGCGATCGGGAGATCCTGATCGAGCTGCTGGAGGCCGCGGGCTACGAGCGGGCGGAGACGGTGATGGAGGTCGGGCAGTGGAGCCTCCGCGGCGGCATCGTGGACATCTTCTCGCCCACCCACGAGCGGCCGGTGCGCGCCGAGTTCTTCGGCGACGAGGTGGAGTCGCTCCGCCTCTTCGATCCCACCACCCAGCGCTCGACCGGGACGCTGACCGATCTGACCGTGCTGCCGCTCGGCACGAAGGACGCCGCGACGGTCACGTTGATGGACTACCTGCCGGCCGGGACCCTGGTGGTGCTCGAGGATCCCGCGATGCTCGAGGCCCCGCCGGACGACGCGCCCTCGGCCGCGCCGCTCGGCGCCCTGCTCGGCCGCTACCAGCGGCTCGAGCTGCCGCTGCTGCAGCGGAGCGACGGCGCCGGGCCGCGTATCACGATGGGCACCCGCTCGGTGGGCGGCTTCCGCGGCCAGTTCAAGACGCTCGCCGCCGAGATCCGCGCGTGGCGCGGCGAGGGCTTCACGGTGCGCCTGGTCGTCGACGACGACCGCCAGAGCGAGCGGCTCCGGCAGATGCTCGGCGAGCACGATCTCGAGGCGTGGCCCCAGGCCACCCTGTGGAGCCCGGAAGGGCTCGGGGTGCTGGTGGGCGAGTGCTCCGCGGGCTTCCAGGTCCCCGCCCTCGGCCTGATCGTGCTCTGCGAGGAGGAGATCTTCGGAGCGCAGCGGCGGCGCCTGCGCCGGCCCCTCTTCCAGCGCGGGGCCGCCATCGCCACCTTCAACGACCTGGCCCCGAACGATCTGGTGGTCCATGAGCAGCACGGCATCGGCCGCTACCACGGCCTGCGCACGCTCACCACCGAGGGCCACAGCGCCGACTTCCTGCTCCTGGAATACGCCGACGGGGGCCGCCTCTACCTGCCGGTGGAGCGGCTGGATCTGATCTCCAAGTACATGGGCGCGCCCGACGGCGCGGCGCGGCTCGACCGCCTGGGCGGCGGGGCGTGGCAGCGGGTGAAGGAGTCGGTGCGCGCGGCCCTGCGCGAGATGGCGGACGCGCTCCTGAAGCTCTACGCGAGCCGCTCGGTCGCGGAGCGCCCGCGCTTCTCCGACGACACGCCCTGGCAGGGCGAGTTCGAGGCCTCGTTCCGCTTCGAGGAGACGCCGGACCAGATGCGCGCCATCGAGGAGGTCAAGGGCGACATGGTGGGCGCGCGTCCGATGGACCGGCTGGTGGCCGGCGACGTCGGCTACGGCAAGACCGAGGTGGCGCTGCGGGCCGCGTTCAAGGCGGTGGCCGACGGCCGGCAGGTCGCGGTGCTGGTCCCCACCACCGTGCTGGCCCAGCAGCACTACAACACCTTCCTCGAGCGCTTCGCCCCGTTCCCGGCCAAGGTCGAGCTGCTCTCGCGCTTCCGCAGCCCGAAGGAGCAGAAGGCGGTGGTGGCCGGCCTCGCCACCGGCGCGGTGGATGTGGTCGTCGGCACGCACCGGCTGCTCTCCAAGGACGTGCAGTTCAAGAACCTGGGACTGCTGGTGGTGGACGAGGAGCATCGCTTCGGCGTCACCCACAAGGAGCGCATCAAGCAGCTGCGCACCGCGGTGGACGTGCTCACCCTGACCGCGACGCCCATTCCCCGCACGCTGCACATGGCCCTGTCGGGCGTGCGCGACCTCTCGATCATCGAGACGCCGCCGCTGGACCGCCTCCCGGTGGAGACCGTCGTCACCGCCTTCAGCCGCACGGTCATCAAGGAGGCCATCGAGCGCGAGCTGAACCGGGGCGGCCAGGTGTTCTTCGTGCACAACCGCATCCAGTCGCTCGCCTCCATGACCACCTTCATCCAGAGCCTGGTGCCGGAGGCGCGGGTGGTGATGGGGCACGGCCAGATGGCCGAGCGCGAGCTGGAGAGCGTGATGGTCAAGTTCGTGGACGGACAGGCCGATGTGCTAGTCTCCACTGCCATCGTGGAGTCCGGGCTGGACATCCCCGCCTCCAACACCATCATCATCAACCGGGCCGACCGCTTCGGCCTGGCTCAGCTCTACCAGCTGCGGGGGCGGGTGGGACGCGAGCGGCAGCAGGCCTACGCCTACCTCCTGGTGCCGGCGGACGGGCGGGTGGACGAGACGGCCCAGAAGCGATTGCGGGTGATCGAGGAGATGACCGAGCTGGGGGCGGGGTTGCGGCTGGCCATGCGAGACCTGGAGATCCGGGGGGCCGGGAACCTGCTGGGGGCCGCCCAGCACGGGCACATCGCGGCGGTGGGGTTCGATCTTTACAGCAAGCTTCTCGCCGAGGCCGTGCGAGAATTGAGAGGCGAACCAGCAGCCGAGCGCGTCGAGCCGGTGATCTCGGTGGACGTGGAAGCGCTCCTACCCGAAGCGTACGTCCCCGAGGTGAACCAGCGACTGGCGCTCTACAAGCGACTGGCCGAGATCGAACGGACCGAGGAGATCACCGACGCGCGCGCGGAGCTGGCGGATCGCTTCGGCCCCCTGCCGGAATCGGTGGAGGCGCTGCTCGACGTGGTGGGTCTCCGGGTGACCGCGCGGGCGCTCGGAGTGGAGCGGATCGAAGCGGGCGGGGGGCGGGCGGTGCTGACCTTCGCGGCGTCGACGCAGGTGACGCCGGAGCGGGTGCTCAAGACCATCGCGGCGAGCCGCGGTGCCCTCGCGTTGAGAAGGGAGTACACGGTGGACGCGCGGATTCCTGCCGAGCCCTGGCCCGCGGTGCGGGACGCTCTCGCGAAGCTGCTGGATTCGCTCCGGTGA
- the rho gene encoding transcription termination factor Rho: protein MNLSELKDKTIADLNNVAKELGVQGTSGLRKQELIFKILQGQAERDGLIFAEGVLEVLPDGFGFLRAPDYNYLPGPDDIYVSPSQIRRFDLRTGDTISGQVRPPKDSERYFALLKVEAINFETPEQARDKTLFDNLTPLYPMERIRLEHDSDNLTTRAMDLLCPIGKGQRGLIVAAPRTGKTVLLQNLANAIAKNHPEVYLIVLLIDERPEEVTDMQRSVKGEVISSTFDEPPQRHVQVADMVIEKAKRLVEHKRDVVILLDSITRFARAHNAVIPSSGKVLSGGLDANALQRPRRFFAAARNVEEGGSLTIMATALIDTGSRMDDVIFEEFKGTGNMEVHLDRRLMDKRIFPTINIEQTGTRKEELLLEKDELQKVWLLRKALSQLNPVEAMELLLDKLKMTKSNKDFLNQMNQLA, encoded by the coding sequence ATGAATTTGTCCGAGCTCAAGGACAAGACCATCGCGGACCTGAACAACGTCGCGAAGGAGCTGGGGGTGCAGGGCACCAGCGGCCTGCGCAAGCAGGAGCTGATCTTCAAGATCCTGCAGGGTCAGGCCGAGCGCGACGGGCTCATCTTCGCGGAGGGCGTGCTCGAGGTGCTGCCGGACGGCTTCGGCTTCCTGCGCGCGCCCGACTACAACTACCTGCCCGGCCCCGACGACATCTACGTCTCCCCGTCGCAGATCCGCCGCTTCGATCTGCGCACCGGCGATACCATCTCCGGCCAGGTCCGTCCCCCGAAGGACAGCGAGCGCTACTTCGCTCTCCTGAAGGTCGAGGCGATCAACTTCGAGACGCCGGAGCAGGCGCGCGACAAGACGCTCTTCGACAACCTCACGCCGCTCTACCCGATGGAGCGGATCCGCCTCGAGCACGACTCGGACAACTTGACGACCCGGGCGATGGATCTGCTCTGTCCGATCGGCAAGGGGCAGCGCGGGCTCATCGTGGCCGCGCCCCGCACCGGCAAGACCGTGCTGTTGCAGAACCTCGCCAACGCGATCGCCAAGAACCATCCCGAGGTGTACCTGATCGTGCTGCTGATCGACGAGCGGCCGGAAGAGGTCACCGACATGCAGCGCTCGGTGAAGGGCGAGGTCATCTCCTCAACCTTCGACGAGCCCCCGCAGCGGCACGTGCAGGTCGCGGACATGGTGATCGAGAAGGCCAAGCGACTGGTGGAGCACAAGAGAGACGTCGTGATCCTGCTCGACTCGATCACCCGCTTCGCGCGGGCCCACAACGCGGTCATCCCGTCCTCCGGCAAGGTGCTCTCGGGTGGCCTCGACGCCAACGCGCTGCAGCGGCCCCGCCGCTTCTTCGCGGCGGCCCGCAACGTGGAGGAGGGCGGCTCGCTCACCATCATGGCCACCGCCCTCATCGACACCGGCTCCCGGATGGACGACGTGATCTTCGAGGAGTTCAAGGGCACCGGCAACATGGAGGTCCACCTCGACCGCCGCCTGATGGACAAGCGCATCTTCCCGACGATCAACATCGAGCAAACGGGGACCCGTAAGGAAGAACTGCTGCTGGAGAAGGACGAGCTTCAAAAAGTGTGGCTGCTCCGGAAGGCCCTGTCCCAGCTCAACCCCGTCGAGGCCATGGAGCTGCTGCTCGACAAGCTCAAGAT